The Rhododendron vialii isolate Sample 1 chromosome 6a, ASM3025357v1 genome includes a window with the following:
- the LOC131329901 gene encoding protein MEI2-like 5, with product MDQYFKDPTSGPPKSPSVDVYGQVGNAWRIPRGTDAYHTSTDASLFSSSLPVFPREKLNFTDCEHGGQSVDDGFPSVDKLHQEDDSEDPLGDIEASASAIGSLLPDDEDELLAGIMDDLDLSGLPTQLEDFEDDFFSSGGGMELDFESLNIGLPNLSMSDGVSVNGIGHYSLTNGVATVAGEHPYGEHPSRTLFVRNINSNVEDSELRALFEQYGDIRTLYTACKHRGFVMISYYDIRSARTAMRALQNKPLRRRKLDIHFSIPKDNPSEKDVNQGTLVVFNLDASVSNDDLRQIFGAYGEVKEIRETPHKRHHKFIEFYDVRAAEAALKALNRSDIAGKRIKLEPSRPGGARRNLMQQLSQELDQDEARTFRNQIGSPVGNSPPGNWPHLSSPVEHNPLQGFSQSPGLGNFSPLKSSNLPGLASILPPQFANHAKIPPIGKDQGTISHGSQGNGPMSRTFTEQKLTASSAPMSSFGESNANSSGIGTLSGPQFLWGSPTPYSDHTSPSAWSTSSVGHPFASSSQGQGYPFSNPHGPFIGSPNPHHVGSAPSGVLLDRHFGYFPESPDTSFMSSGGFGGTSLGRKTASYVMNVGPHPVMSAGLSFPGNMPENGSPSSRMMSLSRNGPMYIANGSFQGIGLTSNDGLLERSRSRRVEYNANQIDNKKQYQLDLDKIKSGEDTKTTLMIKNIPNKYTSKMLLAAIDENHRGSYDFLYLPIDFKNKCNVGYAFINMVSPSHIIPFYEAFNGKKWEKFNSEKVASLAYARIQGKVALVTHFQNSSLMNEDKRCRPILFQSEGQEFVDQEPLLSSNLNICIRQPDGSYSGDSLDSPKSNPDEKQEI from the exons ATGGATCAGTATTTCAAGGATCCTACTTCAG GTCCACCTAAAAGTCCATCGGTAGATGTCTATGGTCAAGTGGGAAATGCATGGAGGATTCCACGCGGAACTGATGCATATCACACATCGACTGATGCTAGCTTGTTTTCTAGCTCATTGCCTGTCTTTCCGCGAGAGAAGT TGAACTTCACTGACTGTGAGCACGGTGGTCAGTCTGTTGATGATGGCTTCCCTAGCGTAGATAAACTTCACCAAGAAGATGACAGTGAGGATCCACTTGGTGATATTGAAGCAAGTGCAAGTGCAATTGGAAGCTTGCTTCCAGATGATGAAGATGAGCTTTTAGCAGGTATAATGGATGACCTTGACCTGAGTGGATTGCCTACTCAACTGGAGGATTTTGAAGACGATTTCTTCAGTAGTGGAGGGGGTATGGAATTGGATTTTGAGAGTCTAAACATTGGCCTTCCAAATTTAAGCATGTCAGATGGGGTTTCTGTTAATGGGATTGGTCATTACAGTCTTACAAATGGTGTGGCTACAGTCGCTGGAGAACATCCATATGGGGAACATCCTTCAAGGACATTATTTGTCAGGAATATCAATAGTAATGTTGAAGATTCTGAGTTGAGAGCTCTCTTTGAG CAATATGGGGATATCAGAACTCTATACACTGCATGCAAGCATCGGGGGTTCGTGATGATATCTTACTATGATATCCGATCAGCTCGAACTGCAATGCGTGCATTACAAAATAAGCCCTTAAGACGAAGAAAACTTGATATTCACTTTTCAATTCCGAAG GATAACCCATCAGAGAAGGATGTTAACCAAGGAACTCTGGTTGTGTTCAATCTGGATGCGTCAGTGTCGAACGATGACCTTCGTCAAATATTTGGTGCTTATGGGGAGGTTAAAGAG ATCAGGGAGACACCACACAAGCGTCACCATAAGTTCATTGAGTTTTACGATGTTAGAGCTGCTGAGGCAGCTCTCAAAGCTCTGAATAGGAGTGACATAGCTGGAAAACGCATAAAGCTGGAACCTAGCCGGCCCGGTGGAGCCCGTCGGAA TTTGATGCAGCAATTGAGCCAGGAGCTGGACCAGGATGAAGCTCGGACTTTTCGGAATCAAATAGGCTCACCAGTAGGAAACTCTCCTCCAG GTAACTGGCCGCATCTCAGTAGCCCAGTTGAACACAATCCTTTGCAAGGGTTTAGTCAATCACCAGGTTTGGGAAATTTCAGTCCGCTGAAGAGCAGCAATTTGCCTGGCTTAGCCTCCATACTACCACCACAGTTTGCAAACCATGCAAAGATTCCACCAATTGGTAAGGACCAGGGAACAATTAGCCATGGGAGCCAAGGAAATGGACCTATGTCTCGTACCTTTACAGAGCAAAAACTAACTGCAAGTTCTGCACCCATGTCTTCTTTTGGCGAATCAAATGCTAACTCATCTGGAATTGGAACGTTGTCTGGTCCACAGTTTCTTTGGGGTAGTCCCACTCCTTACTCTGATCATACCAGTCCTTCTGCATGGTCAACATCTTCGGTTGGCCATCCATTTGCATCCAGTTCACAGGGTCAAGGGTACCCATTCTCCAATCCACACGGCCCGTTTATCGGTTCCCCTAACCCCCATCACGTGGGATCGGCTCCATCTGGTGTTCTTCTTGACAGGCATTTTGGCTACTTCCCAGAGTCACCAGACACGTCCTTTATGAGCTCAGGTGGATTTGGGGGTACGAGCTTAGGTCGCAAAACTGCAAGTTATGTGATGAATGTGGGTCCACATCCGGTTATGAGTGCTGGCCTTTCTTTCCCTGGAAATATGCCCGAAAATGGTTCACCTAGTTCAAGGATGATGTCATTGTCGAGGAATGGTCCTATGTATATTGCTAATGGTTCTTTTCAAGGAATTGGACTGACTAGCAATGACGGATTGCTTGAACGCAGTCGAAGTCGGAGGGTGGAGTATAATGCCAACCAGATAGATAACAAGAAACAGTATCAGCTTGATTTGGATAAGATCAAGAGTGGCGAAGATACTAAGACTACTTTAATGATCAAAAACATCCCCAATAA GTACACTTCAAAGATGTTGCTGGCAGCTATTGATGAAAATCATAGGGGTTCTTATGACTTTCTCTacttgccaattgattttaag AATAAATGCAATGTGGGTTATGCTTTCATCAATATGGTGTCTCCATCACACATAATCCCTTTCTATGAG GCATTCAACGGAAAGAAGTGGGAAAAGTTTAATAGTGAAAAAGTTGCCTCCTTGGCATATGCCCGAATTCAAGGCAAGGTAGCCCTTGTTACACACTTCCAGAATTCTAGCCTAATGAATGAAGACAAGCGGTGCCGGCCAATTTTATTCCAGTCAGAAGGCCAGGAGTTTGTTGATCAG GAACCACTACTCTCCAGCA